The sequence below is a genomic window from Oreochromis aureus strain Israel breed Guangdong linkage group 12, ZZ_aureus, whole genome shotgun sequence.
CAATTCCGGGCTGTTGTCTCAGAGATCAGCTGACCTCTATAAACCACCTCTCCACCACTGATGAAGCTCTGATCGTGTGTCGACACAGCGGACAGGTACCAAACTGCTCACAGACTCTGAAGTTGCAGTCTTTACATAAACATCGGTGACCACAAGGCAGTGTGATTCTGGCCTCTTTCACCATGCACACCACACAGATTTTATCTGTGGTAAAAAGAGAGAGATCCCAATTACAAATGTGACATCAGGAAATGAGACCACACTATTACagctgatttcacttttatcCTCTCTGGTCAGAAATGTGCAACTGAAATTAGCCAATAATGTTTGAAATGACTCTTTACCTTCTGGCATTTTTGTGTCAAGACAGGAGATGCAGTCATCACGTCTGAAGTTTGAAACATCAGGAACTGAACGAAAGTGACTGTAAGCATCAGGTGAGGTGAGCGGTTCAGGTGCAGGACAGGATCTTCTATGGTAaagcagctttttgtttttcttggagTCTTCAGCAAAGAGAAAGGAGTATTTGAATAGTCATTCAGTCTATGAATGGTCATTCAGACAACATTTATAACTGTCAGAGCATGTGAATTGCTCTGCATTCACAGAACAGGAAAAACATTCTGTAGGTCAAATATAACTGTGGTTCTAGTGAACTTACCCAGGAATAAAATGGAGCGCGTCTGTCCGTAGATGTCTATCATGGCCCACAGTGGCTGTTTCATGTCCACTCCTGTTAGTCGCTCGTACTCCTCGTTGTTGACACCTACGTATATGCTGCCATGAGAAGAAACCCAAAACTCCAGCTCTGAACCTGCTTGACAAACAGATTCATCCAGTGGAACAGCCCAGTGTCCCGGCTTGTCAGTGAGATTGGGGATGGACATGCAGGGCAGAGGTAGAGATCTGGCTGAGGGTGGCACAGTGGTAAAGCCCACACGCAGAGCCCCGT
It includes:
- the LOC116310252 gene encoding E3 ubiquitin-protein ligase NEURL3-like, translated to MPWSYSMRIFKFGKSEVSHRCSSRCVGPLTFDSQAVGEKIRLSHGGRLAEKTENTFKNGLVFSSRPVKVQEKIRLRVERDSTIWDGALRVGFTTVPPSARSLPLPCMSIPNLTDKPGHWAVPLDESVCQAGSELEFWVSSHGSIYVGVNNEEYERLTGVDMKQPLWAMIDIYGQTRSILFLDSKKNKKLLYHRRSCPAPEPLTSPDAYSHFRSVPDVSNFRRDDCISCLDTKMPEDKICVVCMVKEARITLPCGHRCLCKDCNFRVCEQFGTCPLCRHTIRASSVVERWFIEVS